A window of Phyllobacterium sp. T1293 contains these coding sequences:
- a CDS encoding glutathione S-transferase N-terminal domain-containing protein: MSDLSSFPINKRWPAQHLERLQLYSLPTPNGVKVSIMLEELGLPYEVHLIDIGKNESWTPEYLALNPNGKIPAIIDPDGPDGKPLALFESGAILLYLAEKTGKFLPSDPARRYETIQWVFFQMAAIGPMFGQVGFFHKFAGREIEDKRPLERYQNESKRLLGVLETRLEGRQWIMDDEYTIADIATLGWVRNLVGFYGAGDLVDYASLKNVPAWLERGLARPAVQRGLDIPKRP, from the coding sequence ATGTCTGATCTTTCGTCCTTCCCAATCAACAAACGCTGGCCGGCCCAGCATCTTGAACGTCTCCAGCTCTATTCCCTGCCAACGCCGAACGGCGTGAAAGTATCGATCATGCTGGAAGAGCTTGGTCTGCCCTATGAGGTTCATCTCATCGACATTGGCAAAAACGAAAGCTGGACACCGGAATATCTGGCACTCAACCCGAATGGCAAAATTCCTGCGATCATCGACCCGGATGGTCCTGATGGTAAGCCGCTGGCACTGTTCGAATCCGGCGCGATCCTGCTCTACCTCGCCGAAAAGACCGGCAAGTTCCTGCCCTCTGATCCGGCGCGCCGCTATGAGACAATTCAGTGGGTGTTCTTCCAGATGGCCGCGATTGGCCCGATGTTCGGTCAGGTTGGCTTTTTCCACAAGTTTGCCGGTCGTGAGATCGAGGACAAGCGCCCGCTTGAACGTTATCAGAATGAATCCAAGCGCCTGCTTGGCGTGCTTGAAACGCGTCTGGAAGGCCGCCAGTGGATCATGGACGATGAATACACCATCGCCGATATCGCCACACTTGGCTGGGTGCGCAATCTGGTCGGCTTCTATGGCGCGGGTGATCTTGTCGACTATGCCAGCCTGAAGAACGTACCGGCATGGCTGGAACGTGGTCTTGCCCGTCCGGCAGTACAGCGCGGTCTGGATATCCCCAAGCGCCCGTAA
- a CDS encoding L-lactate permease, which produces MWNQVYNPFGNSVLSTLAAAIPVVVLLAMIASNKVKVHIAAIIALIVANLIAIFVFTMPADMSIRASLLGVITGFFPIGWIVLNVIFLYRLTVEKGVFETLQNTIGGVTRDRRLQILLIAFSFGAFFEGASGFGTPVAVTAAILIGLGFSPLAASGLSLIANTAPVAYGALGTPIAGLSSVTGIDPFLLGAMVGRQLPFFSLIVPFWVVWAFAGYKGMKEVWPAILVTGVSFAVPQFLISNFINPWIVDIGASLISMACLIGFLRIWQPKVIWTSAALRTRDDSASQVPPVKTTKTTPTRAEVWASMTPWIIVCAVLLLWGTDWFKNTVNPWATLSYSVPGLNNLIMKVAPIAAQPTPEKAVFAFTWLSYTGSGMLIAAVISGLVMGYRPMEMLKVYGRTIKLCSYSLITISAMLAIGTLTRLSGIDATLGLAFAATGVLYPFFGTLLGWLGVALTGSDTASNVLFGNLQKITSEQLGLSPILMGAANSSGGVMGKMIDAQSIVVASTATNWYGHEGTILRFVFKHSIILACLVGVLVMLQAYVFTWMIVTPP; this is translated from the coding sequence ATGTGGAATCAGGTCTATAATCCGTTTGGCAATTCCGTTCTTTCAACACTGGCAGCAGCGATACCTGTTGTCGTGCTCCTGGCGATGATCGCATCCAACAAGGTCAAGGTACACATTGCAGCAATCATTGCGTTGATTGTCGCCAATCTCATTGCAATCTTTGTGTTCACCATGCCTGCCGATATGTCGATCCGGGCATCGCTGCTTGGCGTCATCACCGGCTTTTTTCCTATTGGATGGATCGTCCTCAACGTCATCTTCCTCTACCGGCTCACGGTGGAAAAAGGCGTGTTCGAAACGCTGCAAAACACCATTGGTGGCGTAACGCGCGACCGGCGTCTGCAAATCCTGCTGATTGCCTTTTCCTTTGGTGCGTTCTTCGAAGGTGCCTCGGGTTTTGGAACGCCTGTGGCCGTGACCGCCGCAATTCTCATCGGCCTTGGCTTTTCGCCGCTGGCAGCATCCGGGCTTTCCCTGATCGCCAATACGGCCCCGGTGGCCTATGGTGCTCTGGGCACACCCATTGCAGGGCTTTCCAGCGTCACCGGCATTGATCCTTTTCTCCTTGGCGCCATGGTTGGCCGCCAGCTGCCATTCTTCTCGCTGATCGTGCCATTCTGGGTTGTCTGGGCCTTTGCCGGATATAAGGGCATGAAAGAGGTCTGGCCGGCAATTCTCGTCACCGGCGTTTCCTTCGCCGTGCCGCAGTTTCTCATCTCGAACTTTATCAATCCATGGATCGTCGATATCGGTGCATCGCTGATCTCCATGGCCTGTCTCATCGGCTTCCTGCGCATATGGCAGCCAAAAGTCATATGGACATCCGCAGCATTGCGTACCCGCGATGATTCCGCCTCGCAGGTCCCACCGGTAAAGACAACGAAGACAACACCAACCCGGGCAGAAGTCTGGGCCTCGATGACGCCGTGGATCATTGTCTGCGCCGTGCTCCTGCTCTGGGGTACCGACTGGTTCAAGAATACAGTCAATCCATGGGCGACCTTGAGCTACAGCGTTCCCGGTCTCAACAATCTGATCATGAAAGTAGCGCCCATCGCGGCACAGCCAACACCTGAAAAAGCGGTCTTTGCCTTTACATGGCTGTCCTATACGGGTTCAGGCATGTTGATTGCGGCTGTTATTTCCGGGCTCGTCATGGGCTACAGGCCCATGGAAATGCTCAAAGTATATGGGCGCACGATCAAGCTCTGCTCCTATTCCCTCATCACCATTTCCGCCATGCTGGCCATTGGAACGCTGACACGCCTTTCGGGTATCGACGCCACCCTCGGGCTCGCTTTCGCTGCCACAGGCGTGCTCTACCCGTTTTTCGGCACATTGCTGGGCTGGCTGGGTGTTGCCCTGACGGGATCGGACACCGCTTCCAATGTGCTCTTCGGCAATCTGCAGAAAATCACATCCGAACAGCTCGGCCTCTCGCCGATCCTGATGGGCGCTGCCAACTCATCAGGCGGTGTCATGGGCAAGATGATCGACGCCCAGTCCATCGTTGTCGCTTCGACAGCCACCAACTGGTACGGGCATGAGGGGACGATCCTGCGCTTCGTCTTCAAGCACTCGATCATCCTTGCCTGCCTTGTCGGCGTGCTTGTGATGCTTCAGGCCTATGTCTTTACCTGGATGATCGTTACGCCGCCTTGA
- a CDS encoding DUF6958 family protein, whose product MTQSQKVQVENVNHPGNKQRLDQAKYDAMKEAYLQVLPAATPGLTVAEIRERLTDVLSQEHFPGGAKAGWWAKAVQLDLEAKGVVKREKTSPIRLYLA is encoded by the coding sequence ATGACACAATCACAAAAAGTGCAGGTGGAAAACGTCAACCATCCCGGCAACAAACAGCGCCTCGATCAGGCCAAATATGATGCCATGAAGGAGGCCTATCTGCAGGTCCTGCCAGCAGCGACGCCCGGCCTGACCGTGGCTGAAATTCGTGAACGCCTGACCGATGTGTTGTCACAGGAGCACTTTCCCGGCGGCGCCAAGGCCGGATGGTGGGCAAAGGCTGTGCAACTTGATCTGGAAGCCAAAGGCGTAGTGAAACGGGAAAAGACCAGCCCGATACGTCTATATCTGGCCTGA
- the sugE gene encoding quaternary ammonium compound efflux SMR transporter SugE, translating into MAWIYLVIAGLFEIGWAIGLKYTDGFTRLTPSVLTGASMVISVVVLGLALRELPVGSAYAVWTGIGTVGTALLGMYLFGEPATVIRLVCIGLIVSGIAGLKFLA; encoded by the coding sequence ATGGCCTGGATTTATCTCGTTATCGCAGGACTGTTTGAAATTGGCTGGGCTATCGGGCTCAAATATACGGATGGGTTTACCCGTCTGACGCCTTCGGTACTGACCGGAGCAAGCATGGTTATCAGTGTTGTTGTTCTTGGACTTGCCTTGCGTGAATTGCCCGTAGGCAGTGCCTATGCGGTCTGGACCGGCATTGGCACAGTGGGTACTGCCCTGCTTGGCATGTATCTCTTCGGTGAACCGGCAACAGTGATCCGTCTTGTCTGTATCGGCCTGATTGTATCCGGTATTGCCGGTTTGAAATTTCTCGCCTGA
- a CDS encoding molybdopterin-synthase adenylyltransferase MoeB, with translation MTEPENPAFTSTELERYARHIILAEIGGPGQQKLKRARVLVVGAGGLGAPVLQYLAAAGVGTLGIVDDDRVSLSNLQRQVIHDTDLVGSAKVESAARAIAAINPHVTVEAHEIRVAPDNVADLVSRYHIVVDGSDNFDTRYLLADACAAGKRPLVSAALGRFDGSLTTLKPYEQNAKGEQNPSYRDLFPSPPPPGLVPACAEAGVLGVLPGVIGSLQATEVIKLITGVGEPLIGKLLLYDALSSRFETIKYRTSAAGAAA, from the coding sequence ATGACCGAGCCTGAAAACCCAGCATTTACCTCAACGGAACTCGAGCGCTATGCCCGCCACATCATCCTTGCGGAGATCGGCGGGCCTGGCCAGCAAAAGCTCAAACGTGCCCGCGTGCTTGTTGTGGGGGCTGGCGGGCTTGGCGCACCGGTGCTGCAATATCTGGCAGCCGCCGGTGTTGGCACCCTCGGCATTGTCGATGATGACCGGGTTTCGCTGTCCAACCTGCAACGGCAGGTCATCCATGATACGGACCTTGTCGGCTCAGCCAAGGTGGAAAGCGCTGCCCGGGCCATTGCTGCGATCAACCCACACGTAACGGTTGAGGCGCATGAAATACGGGTTGCACCTGACAATGTTGCCGATCTTGTCAGCCGCTATCACATCGTCGTTGATGGTTCGGATAATTTTGACACACGTTATCTGCTGGCAGATGCCTGTGCAGCAGGAAAACGCCCGCTGGTTTCGGCAGCGCTTGGGCGCTTCGATGGGTCTTTGACGACGCTCAAACCCTATGAGCAGAACGCCAAGGGTGAGCAAAATCCATCCTATCGCGATCTCTTTCCGTCGCCGCCACCACCGGGACTTGTGCCTGCCTGCGCGGAAGCGGGCGTCCTTGGCGTGCTGCCGGGTGTGATCGGCAGTCTGCAGGCCACGGAGGTCATCAAGCTGATTACCGGTGTGGGTGAACCGCTCATCGGCAAGCTGCTGCTTTACGATGCTTTGAGTTCGCGGTTCGAGACGATCAAGTATAGAACAAGTGCAGCCGGGGCCGCGGCGTGA